In Solanum pennellii chromosome 7, SPENNV200, the following are encoded in one genomic region:
- the LOC107025567 gene encoding septum-promoting GTP-binding protein 1 has protein sequence MRKCILLCYRRMFKLNKKRKIICRVASLQKYVKSFWNKIVGCCIGYKSIKYRKLSHHHHSSSITTTATPSRSGRAVSATLEDLVALKICLLGDNQIGKTSFLTKYVGKESTSTTGLNQMDKILCVKGARISYTLWEVQGDVSASTQISTACKDSVAILFMFDLTSRRTLKSVISWYQQARQWNQTAIPVLIGTKFDDFVQLPLDVQWTIANQARAYAKALNATLFFSSATYNINVNKIFKFITAKLFNLPWTMERNLTIGEPIIDF, from the exons ATGAGGAAGTGTATACTGCTTTGCTACAGAAGAATGTTTAAGCTGAACAAAAAGAGGAAAATAATTTGCAGAGTAGCATCACTTCAAAAGTATGTGAAGTCATTTTGGAACAAAATTGTTGGTTGTTGTATTGGTTATAAGTCCATTAAGTACAGAAAATTGTCACACCACCACCATTCCTCTTCCATCACCACCACCGCAACCCCCTCGCGATCTGGCAGGGCGGTTTCCGCCACATTGGAGGATTTGGTTGCCTTGAAGATATGTTTATTGGGTGATAACCAAATTGGCAAGACAAGTTTCTTG ACAAAGTATGTAGGAAAGGAGAGTACTTCAACAACAGGGTTAAATCAAATGGATAAAATTTTGTGTGTTAAAGGGGCAAGAATCTCATATACATTATGGGAAGTTCAAG GTGATGTTTCTGCATCTACTCAGATTTCAACAGCTTGTAAAGACTCTGTAGCAATTTTATTCATGTTTGATCTCACAAGTCGACGTACACTGAAGAG TGTAATTAGTTGGTATCAACAAGCACGACAATGGAATCAG ACGGCAATTCCAGTATTGATTGGGACAAAGTTTGATGATTTTGTGCAGTTACCATTAGATGTGCAATGGACCATTGCAAATCAG GCAAGAGCATATGCAAAAGCACTGAATGCAACCCTATTTTTCTCAAGTGCAACATacaacataaatgtgaacaaGATATTCAAGTTCATTACAGCCAAGTTATTCAATTTACCATGGACAATGGAACGTAATCTCACCATTGGAGAACCCATCATTGACTTCTAG
- the LOC107024275 gene encoding uncharacterized protein LOC107024275 — MSSPVPRRESPWGLPEGDNREPKAHRCNDRVEDVVQACFEGNPFKTIPGPFKLFWRCMRSKPGEEPTEPFYYLQLEPPKREVHLE; from the exons ATGAGTTCTCCAGTACCCAGAAGAGAGAGTCCATGGGGTTTGCCAGAAGGTGATAACAGAGAACCTAAGGCTCATAGATGCAACGACCGTGTTGAGGATGTTGTTCAG GCATGTTTTGAAGGCAATCCATTTAAAACGATACCGGGGCCTTTCAAGCTATTCTGGCGGTGCATGCGTTCTAAGCCTGG GGAAGAGCCTACTGAGCCATTCTACTACTTGCAATTGGAACCTCCCAAGAGAGAAGTGCACCTTGAGTAG
- the LOC107026124 gene encoding sigma intracellular receptor 2-like produces MGGFVKLLDLLLFIYFFFMAIVAPLFDGQTALPKHIFHPVLVDLKSWYTEECGDYLVSEKPHFFVGLIWLELLFAWPICLLSLYAIAAGKVWIKTTSLLYGVSTLTSMVVILSEMKNSAKASDKLLMVYYPFLGFAVLAILRGLLPHSSKSVSIGKGSAISRKKRA; encoded by the exons ATGGGTGGTTTTGTTAAGCTATTGGACTTGCTTCTTTTCATCTACTTCTTCTTCATGGCCATTGTTGCACCACTTTTTGATGGTCAAACTGCCCTTCCTAAACACATTTTTCACCCTGTACTGGTTGACCTAAAGAGCTGGTATACTGAAGAATGTGGTGATTATTTGGTTTCTGAGAAACCCCATTTCTTTGTTGGGTTAATCTGGTTGGAGCTTCTCTTTGCTTGGCCCATCTGCCTCCTTAGTCTTTATGCCATTGCAGCTGGAAAAGTTTGGATTAAAACTACCTCCTTGCTATATGGTGTTTCCACTCTCACTTCAATG GTTGTAATACTAAGTGAAATGAAGAATTCCGCAAAAGCATCAGACAAGTTGTTGATGGTGTACTATCCATTTCTAGGATTTGCTGTTTTAGCGATTTTACGTGGTTTACTACCTCATTCTAGCAAGAGTGTTAGCATTGGAAAAGGATCTGCGATAAGCAGGAAGAAGAGGGCTTAA
- the LOC107026176 gene encoding glutamate receptor 3.4-like isoform X1 — MEAYLRKRVFLLLVSWIWVPLAVLGGTGNNTTNATAPLSSFSRPKVVNVGALFTANSVIGRSAEPAFVAAVNDVNSDYSILRGTKLNLIFQDTNCSGFVGTVDALQLMEKEVIAAIGPQSSGIAHVISHVMNELQVPLLSFATDPTLSSLQYSYFLRTVPNDHFQMHAIADVVDYFGWKEVIAIFVDDDNGRNGISVLGDALAKKRAKLTYKAAFSPGANSSEIDDLLVSVNLMEARVFVVHVNPDTGLSIFSKAKNLGMMVGGYVWITTDWLPSFLDSSDSVNPETMDLIQGVVALRHHTADSDQKKKFASRWKNFKNVETSSFNSYALYAYDTIWLLARALDLYFKDGGKITFSDDPRLRDTNGSALHLSSMQVFDQGQKLFQTLIGMNFTGLSGQIQFDSEKNLGHPAYDVLNIGGTGSRTVGYWSNYSGLSVVTPEILYSKPPNTSTSTQHLYNVIWPGEMVTQPRGWVFPHNGKPLQIVVPYRVTFKEFVHKDKGPSGVKGYCIDVFEAAIDLLPYAVPHVYILYGDGQRNPSFKNLVNDVVANKYDAAVGDVTITTNRTRIVDFTQPYMESGLVVVAPIKELKSSAWAFLQPFTLQMWCVTGVFFLFVGTVVWILEHRHNPEFRGSPRQQLVTVFWFSFSTMFFAHRENTMSTLGRLVLIFWLFVVLIINSSYTASLTSILTVRQLSSGIQGIDSLIASSDPIGVQDGSFAYSYLIEELGVLESRLRILKTEDEYTSALEKGPQGGGVAGIVDELPYVELFLSNSNCVFRTVGQEFTKGGWGFAFQRDSPLAVDLSTAILQLSENGELQRIHDKWLSKKVCSSQSNQADDSQLSLKSFWGLFLICAVACFLALVAFFYRVYCQFRRYDPEPEDQEISEPESVRPSRRTLRSVSFRDLMTFVDRRESEIKDILKRKSIDSKKHQGQSSDAQPSSPV, encoded by the exons ATGGAGGCTTATTTGAGGAAGAGAGTGTTTCTGTTGTTGGTTTCATGGATATGGGTGCCTTTGGCTGTACTTGGAGGGACTGGGAATAACACAACAAATGCAACTGCTCCTTTATCTTCCTTTTCTAGGCCTAAGGTTGTGAATGTTGGAGCTTTGTTTACTGCTAATTCTGTTATTGGAAGGTCAGCTGAGCCAGCTTTTGTAGCTGCTGTAAATGATGTTAACTCAGATTATAGCATTCTCAGAGGAACCAAGTTGAACCTCATTTTTCAGGATACAAATTGCAGTGGATTTGTTGGCACTGTTGATG CTTTGCAGCTGATGGAGAAAGAAGTAATTGCTGCAATCGGTCCACAATCATCGGGAATAGCACATGTGATTTCACATGTTATGAATGAACTTCAGGTCCCTCTTCTGTCTTTTGCCACGGACCCTACTCTATCCTCTCTGCAGTACTCTTATTTTCTTAGAACTGTTCCAAATGATCACTTCCAAATGCATGCTATAGCTGATGTGGTTGATTATTTTGGATGGAAAGAGGTTATAGCCATATttgttgatgatgataatgGTAGAAATGGGATATCTGTGTTGGGTGATGCTCTCGCCAAGAAGCGTGCTAAGCTCACTTATAAAGCAGCCTTTTCTCCCGGAGCAAATAGTAGTGAGATTGATGATTTGTTAGTCAGTGTGAACCTTATGGAGGCACGAGTATTCGTTGTTCATGTAAATCCTGATACTGGGCTATCAATCTTTTCAAAGGCAAAGAATTTGGGAATGATGGTTGGTGGCTATGTTTGGATCACTACTGATTGGCTTCCATCGTTTTTGGATTCTTCAGATTCAGTTAATCCAGAAACTATGGATCTTATTCAGGGTGTTGTAGCACTTCGACATCACACCGCAGATTCTGATCAGAAAAAGAAGTTTGCATCGCGATGGAAAAACTTTAAGAATGTTGAAACTTCAAGTTTTAATTCTTATGCACTCTATGCTTACGATACCATTTGGCTACTTGCCCGAGCTCTCGACCTTTACTTCAAGGATGGTGGAAAGATTACCTTCTCTGATGACCCCAGGCTACGTGATACAAATGGGAGTGCTCTGCATTTGTCATCCATGCAAGTTTTTGACCAAGGACAGAAATTGTTCCAGACACTCATTGGCATGAACTTCACAGGTCTAAGTGGCCAGATTCAGTTTGATTCTGAGAAAAATTTGGGTCATCCAGCATATGATGTTCTTAACATTGGTGGAACAGGATCACGCACCGTAGGTTATTGGTCAAACTATTCTGGTCTATCAGTTGTAACTCCAGAGATTTTATACTCAAAACCTCCAAACACTTCAACCAGTACCCAGCATCTATACAATGTCATATGGCCGGGAGAAATGGTAACTCAACCTCGAGGATGGGTGTTCCCACATAATGGAAAGCCTCTGCAAATTGTCGTGCCTTACCGTGTTACTTTTAAAGAGTTTGTGCATAAAGATAAAGGACCTTCTGGGGTAAAAGGATATTGCATTGATGTTTTTGAGGCTGCCATAGATTTGTTGCCTTACGCCGTTCCTCACGTCTATATTCTGTATGGAGATGGCCAGAGAAACCCCTCTTTCAAAAATTTGGTGAATGACGTCGTCGCAAAT AAATATGATGCAGCGGTTGGAGATGTCACGATTACTACAAACCGCACAAGGATTGTGGACTTCACACAACCTTACATGGAGTCTGGACTCGTCGTAGTTGCTCCTATCAAAGAGCTGAAATCCAGTGCATGGGCTTTCCTTCAGCCATTTACTCTCCAAATGTGGTGCGTAACTGGGgtcttctttctctttgttgGAACTGTCGTTTGGATTCTTGAGCATCGACATAATCCTGAATTCCGTGGTTCGCCAAGGCAACAACTTGTTACAGTTTTTTG GTTTAGTTTCTCAACAATGTTTTTCGCACACA GAGAAAACACAATGAGCACCTTGGGACGCTTAGTGCTGATCTTTTGGCTCTTTGTGGTTCTAATCATCAATTCGAGCTATACAGCTAGCTTGACATCTATCCTGACCGTGAGGCAGCTGTCATCAGGAATTCAAGGAATCGACAGTTTAATTGCTAGTTCTGATCCAATTGGAGTTCAGGATGGCTCATTTGCCTATAGCTACCTCATTGAAGAGCTAGGTGTTTTAGAATCACGACTCCGTATATTGAAAACAGAAGATGAATATACCAGTGCCCTGGAGAAAGGTCCACAAGGTGGTGGCGTTGCTGGCATTGTGGACGAGCTTCCTTATGTTGAGCTCTTCTTATCCAACAGCAATTGCGTATTCAGGACAGTAGGACAGGAGTTCACGAAAGGCGGATGGGGATTT GCATTTCAAAGGGACTCTCCTCTGGCTGTTGATTTATCAACTGCAATCCTTCAACTGTCAGAAAACGGCGAACTCCAAAGGATCCATGACAAATGGCTATCTAAAAAAGTTTGCTCTTCACAAAGCAACCAAGCTGATGATTCTCAACTTTCACTCAAAAGCTTCTGGGGCCTATTTCTCATATGTGCTGTTGCTTGTTTTCTTGCTCTTGTCGCGTTTTTCTACAGGGTATACTGTCAATTCCGGAGGTATGACCCCGAGCCAGAAGACCAGGAGATCAGTGAACCTGAATCTGTACGTCCTAGTAGGCGTACACTACGCTCTGTGAGCTTTAGGGACTTGATGACCTTTGTTGACAGAAGAGAAAGTGAAATTAAGGATATACTCAAGAGGAAGAGTATTGACAGCAAGAAACATCAAGGTCAGAGCTCAGATGCACAACCAAGCTCGCCTGTTTGA
- the LOC107026176 gene encoding glutamate receptor 3.4-like isoform X2: protein MLMEKEVIAAIGPQSSGIAHVISHVMNELQVPLLSFATDPTLSSLQYSYFLRTVPNDHFQMHAIADVVDYFGWKEVIAIFVDDDNGRNGISVLGDALAKKRAKLTYKAAFSPGANSSEIDDLLVSVNLMEARVFVVHVNPDTGLSIFSKAKNLGMMVGGYVWITTDWLPSFLDSSDSVNPETMDLIQGVVALRHHTADSDQKKKFASRWKNFKNVETSSFNSYALYAYDTIWLLARALDLYFKDGGKITFSDDPRLRDTNGSALHLSSMQVFDQGQKLFQTLIGMNFTGLSGQIQFDSEKNLGHPAYDVLNIGGTGSRTVGYWSNYSGLSVVTPEILYSKPPNTSTSTQHLYNVIWPGEMVTQPRGWVFPHNGKPLQIVVPYRVTFKEFVHKDKGPSGVKGYCIDVFEAAIDLLPYAVPHVYILYGDGQRNPSFKNLVNDVVANKYDAAVGDVTITTNRTRIVDFTQPYMESGLVVVAPIKELKSSAWAFLQPFTLQMWCVTGVFFLFVGTVVWILEHRHNPEFRGSPRQQLVTVFWFSFSTMFFAHRENTMSTLGRLVLIFWLFVVLIINSSYTASLTSILTVRQLSSGIQGIDSLIASSDPIGVQDGSFAYSYLIEELGVLESRLRILKTEDEYTSALEKGPQGGGVAGIVDELPYVELFLSNSNCVFRTVGQEFTKGGWGFAFQRDSPLAVDLSTAILQLSENGELQRIHDKWLSKKVCSSQSNQADDSQLSLKSFWGLFLICAVACFLALVAFFYRVYCQFRRYDPEPEDQEISEPESVRPSRRTLRSVSFRDLMTFVDRRESEIKDILKRKSIDSKKHQGQSSDAQPSSPV from the exons ATG CTGATGGAGAAAGAAGTAATTGCTGCAATCGGTCCACAATCATCGGGAATAGCACATGTGATTTCACATGTTATGAATGAACTTCAGGTCCCTCTTCTGTCTTTTGCCACGGACCCTACTCTATCCTCTCTGCAGTACTCTTATTTTCTTAGAACTGTTCCAAATGATCACTTCCAAATGCATGCTATAGCTGATGTGGTTGATTATTTTGGATGGAAAGAGGTTATAGCCATATttgttgatgatgataatgGTAGAAATGGGATATCTGTGTTGGGTGATGCTCTCGCCAAGAAGCGTGCTAAGCTCACTTATAAAGCAGCCTTTTCTCCCGGAGCAAATAGTAGTGAGATTGATGATTTGTTAGTCAGTGTGAACCTTATGGAGGCACGAGTATTCGTTGTTCATGTAAATCCTGATACTGGGCTATCAATCTTTTCAAAGGCAAAGAATTTGGGAATGATGGTTGGTGGCTATGTTTGGATCACTACTGATTGGCTTCCATCGTTTTTGGATTCTTCAGATTCAGTTAATCCAGAAACTATGGATCTTATTCAGGGTGTTGTAGCACTTCGACATCACACCGCAGATTCTGATCAGAAAAAGAAGTTTGCATCGCGATGGAAAAACTTTAAGAATGTTGAAACTTCAAGTTTTAATTCTTATGCACTCTATGCTTACGATACCATTTGGCTACTTGCCCGAGCTCTCGACCTTTACTTCAAGGATGGTGGAAAGATTACCTTCTCTGATGACCCCAGGCTACGTGATACAAATGGGAGTGCTCTGCATTTGTCATCCATGCAAGTTTTTGACCAAGGACAGAAATTGTTCCAGACACTCATTGGCATGAACTTCACAGGTCTAAGTGGCCAGATTCAGTTTGATTCTGAGAAAAATTTGGGTCATCCAGCATATGATGTTCTTAACATTGGTGGAACAGGATCACGCACCGTAGGTTATTGGTCAAACTATTCTGGTCTATCAGTTGTAACTCCAGAGATTTTATACTCAAAACCTCCAAACACTTCAACCAGTACCCAGCATCTATACAATGTCATATGGCCGGGAGAAATGGTAACTCAACCTCGAGGATGGGTGTTCCCACATAATGGAAAGCCTCTGCAAATTGTCGTGCCTTACCGTGTTACTTTTAAAGAGTTTGTGCATAAAGATAAAGGACCTTCTGGGGTAAAAGGATATTGCATTGATGTTTTTGAGGCTGCCATAGATTTGTTGCCTTACGCCGTTCCTCACGTCTATATTCTGTATGGAGATGGCCAGAGAAACCCCTCTTTCAAAAATTTGGTGAATGACGTCGTCGCAAAT AAATATGATGCAGCGGTTGGAGATGTCACGATTACTACAAACCGCACAAGGATTGTGGACTTCACACAACCTTACATGGAGTCTGGACTCGTCGTAGTTGCTCCTATCAAAGAGCTGAAATCCAGTGCATGGGCTTTCCTTCAGCCATTTACTCTCCAAATGTGGTGCGTAACTGGGgtcttctttctctttgttgGAACTGTCGTTTGGATTCTTGAGCATCGACATAATCCTGAATTCCGTGGTTCGCCAAGGCAACAACTTGTTACAGTTTTTTG GTTTAGTTTCTCAACAATGTTTTTCGCACACA GAGAAAACACAATGAGCACCTTGGGACGCTTAGTGCTGATCTTTTGGCTCTTTGTGGTTCTAATCATCAATTCGAGCTATACAGCTAGCTTGACATCTATCCTGACCGTGAGGCAGCTGTCATCAGGAATTCAAGGAATCGACAGTTTAATTGCTAGTTCTGATCCAATTGGAGTTCAGGATGGCTCATTTGCCTATAGCTACCTCATTGAAGAGCTAGGTGTTTTAGAATCACGACTCCGTATATTGAAAACAGAAGATGAATATACCAGTGCCCTGGAGAAAGGTCCACAAGGTGGTGGCGTTGCTGGCATTGTGGACGAGCTTCCTTATGTTGAGCTCTTCTTATCCAACAGCAATTGCGTATTCAGGACAGTAGGACAGGAGTTCACGAAAGGCGGATGGGGATTT GCATTTCAAAGGGACTCTCCTCTGGCTGTTGATTTATCAACTGCAATCCTTCAACTGTCAGAAAACGGCGAACTCCAAAGGATCCATGACAAATGGCTATCTAAAAAAGTTTGCTCTTCACAAAGCAACCAAGCTGATGATTCTCAACTTTCACTCAAAAGCTTCTGGGGCCTATTTCTCATATGTGCTGTTGCTTGTTTTCTTGCTCTTGTCGCGTTTTTCTACAGGGTATACTGTCAATTCCGGAGGTATGACCCCGAGCCAGAAGACCAGGAGATCAGTGAACCTGAATCTGTACGTCCTAGTAGGCGTACACTACGCTCTGTGAGCTTTAGGGACTTGATGACCTTTGTTGACAGAAGAGAAAGTGAAATTAAGGATATACTCAAGAGGAAGAGTATTGACAGCAAGAAACATCAAGGTCAGAGCTCAGATGCACAACCAAGCTCGCCTGTTTGA
- the LOC107026176 gene encoding glutamate receptor 3.4-like isoform X3, translating to MEKEVIAAIGPQSSGIAHVISHVMNELQVPLLSFATDPTLSSLQYSYFLRTVPNDHFQMHAIADVVDYFGWKEVIAIFVDDDNGRNGISVLGDALAKKRAKLTYKAAFSPGANSSEIDDLLVSVNLMEARVFVVHVNPDTGLSIFSKAKNLGMMVGGYVWITTDWLPSFLDSSDSVNPETMDLIQGVVALRHHTADSDQKKKFASRWKNFKNVETSSFNSYALYAYDTIWLLARALDLYFKDGGKITFSDDPRLRDTNGSALHLSSMQVFDQGQKLFQTLIGMNFTGLSGQIQFDSEKNLGHPAYDVLNIGGTGSRTVGYWSNYSGLSVVTPEILYSKPPNTSTSTQHLYNVIWPGEMVTQPRGWVFPHNGKPLQIVVPYRVTFKEFVHKDKGPSGVKGYCIDVFEAAIDLLPYAVPHVYILYGDGQRNPSFKNLVNDVVANKYDAAVGDVTITTNRTRIVDFTQPYMESGLVVVAPIKELKSSAWAFLQPFTLQMWCVTGVFFLFVGTVVWILEHRHNPEFRGSPRQQLVTVFWFSFSTMFFAHRENTMSTLGRLVLIFWLFVVLIINSSYTASLTSILTVRQLSSGIQGIDSLIASSDPIGVQDGSFAYSYLIEELGVLESRLRILKTEDEYTSALEKGPQGGGVAGIVDELPYVELFLSNSNCVFRTVGQEFTKGGWGFAFQRDSPLAVDLSTAILQLSENGELQRIHDKWLSKKVCSSQSNQADDSQLSLKSFWGLFLICAVACFLALVAFFYRVYCQFRRYDPEPEDQEISEPESVRPSRRTLRSVSFRDLMTFVDRRESEIKDILKRKSIDSKKHQGQSSDAQPSSPV from the exons ATGGAGAAAGAAGTAATTGCTGCAATCGGTCCACAATCATCGGGAATAGCACATGTGATTTCACATGTTATGAATGAACTTCAGGTCCCTCTTCTGTCTTTTGCCACGGACCCTACTCTATCCTCTCTGCAGTACTCTTATTTTCTTAGAACTGTTCCAAATGATCACTTCCAAATGCATGCTATAGCTGATGTGGTTGATTATTTTGGATGGAAAGAGGTTATAGCCATATttgttgatgatgataatgGTAGAAATGGGATATCTGTGTTGGGTGATGCTCTCGCCAAGAAGCGTGCTAAGCTCACTTATAAAGCAGCCTTTTCTCCCGGAGCAAATAGTAGTGAGATTGATGATTTGTTAGTCAGTGTGAACCTTATGGAGGCACGAGTATTCGTTGTTCATGTAAATCCTGATACTGGGCTATCAATCTTTTCAAAGGCAAAGAATTTGGGAATGATGGTTGGTGGCTATGTTTGGATCACTACTGATTGGCTTCCATCGTTTTTGGATTCTTCAGATTCAGTTAATCCAGAAACTATGGATCTTATTCAGGGTGTTGTAGCACTTCGACATCACACCGCAGATTCTGATCAGAAAAAGAAGTTTGCATCGCGATGGAAAAACTTTAAGAATGTTGAAACTTCAAGTTTTAATTCTTATGCACTCTATGCTTACGATACCATTTGGCTACTTGCCCGAGCTCTCGACCTTTACTTCAAGGATGGTGGAAAGATTACCTTCTCTGATGACCCCAGGCTACGTGATACAAATGGGAGTGCTCTGCATTTGTCATCCATGCAAGTTTTTGACCAAGGACAGAAATTGTTCCAGACACTCATTGGCATGAACTTCACAGGTCTAAGTGGCCAGATTCAGTTTGATTCTGAGAAAAATTTGGGTCATCCAGCATATGATGTTCTTAACATTGGTGGAACAGGATCACGCACCGTAGGTTATTGGTCAAACTATTCTGGTCTATCAGTTGTAACTCCAGAGATTTTATACTCAAAACCTCCAAACACTTCAACCAGTACCCAGCATCTATACAATGTCATATGGCCGGGAGAAATGGTAACTCAACCTCGAGGATGGGTGTTCCCACATAATGGAAAGCCTCTGCAAATTGTCGTGCCTTACCGTGTTACTTTTAAAGAGTTTGTGCATAAAGATAAAGGACCTTCTGGGGTAAAAGGATATTGCATTGATGTTTTTGAGGCTGCCATAGATTTGTTGCCTTACGCCGTTCCTCACGTCTATATTCTGTATGGAGATGGCCAGAGAAACCCCTCTTTCAAAAATTTGGTGAATGACGTCGTCGCAAAT AAATATGATGCAGCGGTTGGAGATGTCACGATTACTACAAACCGCACAAGGATTGTGGACTTCACACAACCTTACATGGAGTCTGGACTCGTCGTAGTTGCTCCTATCAAAGAGCTGAAATCCAGTGCATGGGCTTTCCTTCAGCCATTTACTCTCCAAATGTGGTGCGTAACTGGGgtcttctttctctttgttgGAACTGTCGTTTGGATTCTTGAGCATCGACATAATCCTGAATTCCGTGGTTCGCCAAGGCAACAACTTGTTACAGTTTTTTG GTTTAGTTTCTCAACAATGTTTTTCGCACACA GAGAAAACACAATGAGCACCTTGGGACGCTTAGTGCTGATCTTTTGGCTCTTTGTGGTTCTAATCATCAATTCGAGCTATACAGCTAGCTTGACATCTATCCTGACCGTGAGGCAGCTGTCATCAGGAATTCAAGGAATCGACAGTTTAATTGCTAGTTCTGATCCAATTGGAGTTCAGGATGGCTCATTTGCCTATAGCTACCTCATTGAAGAGCTAGGTGTTTTAGAATCACGACTCCGTATATTGAAAACAGAAGATGAATATACCAGTGCCCTGGAGAAAGGTCCACAAGGTGGTGGCGTTGCTGGCATTGTGGACGAGCTTCCTTATGTTGAGCTCTTCTTATCCAACAGCAATTGCGTATTCAGGACAGTAGGACAGGAGTTCACGAAAGGCGGATGGGGATTT GCATTTCAAAGGGACTCTCCTCTGGCTGTTGATTTATCAACTGCAATCCTTCAACTGTCAGAAAACGGCGAACTCCAAAGGATCCATGACAAATGGCTATCTAAAAAAGTTTGCTCTTCACAAAGCAACCAAGCTGATGATTCTCAACTTTCACTCAAAAGCTTCTGGGGCCTATTTCTCATATGTGCTGTTGCTTGTTTTCTTGCTCTTGTCGCGTTTTTCTACAGGGTATACTGTCAATTCCGGAGGTATGACCCCGAGCCAGAAGACCAGGAGATCAGTGAACCTGAATCTGTACGTCCTAGTAGGCGTACACTACGCTCTGTGAGCTTTAGGGACTTGATGACCTTTGTTGACAGAAGAGAAAGTGAAATTAAGGATATACTCAAGAGGAAGAGTATTGACAGCAAGAAACATCAAGGTCAGAGCTCAGATGCACAACCAAGCTCGCCTGTTTGA
- the LOC107026125 gene encoding sigma intracellular receptor 2-like yields the protein MGAFFKLLDLLLFVYFLLIAIVAPLFDGQVALPKHIFPPVLVDLKSWYTQQYGDYLVSEKPHFFVGLIWLELLFAWPLSILSLYAIAAGKSWIKTTSLMYGVSTLTAMVAILSEMKNSERASDKLLMIYYPFLGFAILAILRGLLPHSGKSVSIGKRSVIGRKKRA from the exons ATGGGTGCTTTTTTTAAGCTATTGGACTTGCTTCTTTTCGTTTACTTCTTGTTAATCGCCATTGTTGCACCACTCTTTGATGGCCAAGTTGCCCTTCCTAAACATATATTTCCTCCTGTATTGGTTGACCTAAAGAGCTGGTACACTCAACAATATGGTGATTATTTGGTTTCTGAGAAACCCCATTTCTTTGTTGGCTTAATCTGGTTAGAGCTCCTCTTTGCTTGGCCCCTTTCCATCCTTAGTCTTTATGCCATTGCAGCTGGAAAATCTTGGATTAAAACTACCTCCTTGATGTATGGTGTTTCCACTCTCACTGCAATG GTGGCGATACTAAGTGAAATGAAGAATTCCGAGAGAGCATCAGACAAGTTGCTGATGATATACTATCCATTTCTAGGATTTGCTATTTTAGCAATTTTACGTGGTCTACTACCTCATTCTGGCAAGAGTGTGAGTATTGGAAAAAGATCCGTTATAGGCAGGAAGAAGAGGGCTTAA